One segment of Panthera uncia isolate 11264 chromosome A3 unlocalized genomic scaffold, Puncia_PCG_1.0 HiC_scaffold_12, whole genome shotgun sequence DNA contains the following:
- the TMEM214 gene encoding transmembrane protein 214 isoform X2: MAAKAAGGGRWEVVRKGRRPGAGGSGRSGGGDRRALGEANGVWKYDLTPPIQTTSTLYERGFERILKRQNKEQVPPPAVEPKKPGNKKQTKKAATLANQNQKQGRFRSLEEALKALDVAALQKELDKSQSVFSGNPSVWLKDLASYLNYKLQAPLSEPTLSQHTHDYPYSLVNRELRGIIRGLLAKAAGSLELFFDHCLFTMLQELDKTPGESLHGYRICIQAILQDKPRIATTNLGKFLELLRSHQSRPAKCLTIMWALGQAGFTNLTEGLKVWLGIMLPVLGIKSLSPFAIAYLDRLLLMHPNLTKGFGMIGPKDFFPLLDFAYMPNNSLTPSLQEQLCQLYPRLKVLAFGARPESILHTYFPSFLSRATPSCPPEMKKELLSSLTECLTVDPLSASVWRQLYPKHLSQSSLLLEHLLRSWEQIPKKTQKSLQETIQSFKLTNQELLRKGSCNNQDAVTCDTACKGLLQQARGYRLPWTRLLLLVLIFAVGFLCHDFRSHSSFQAHHGPPLLSLPLWPVASIIWVLACWPARMCQGLLLQPARLQLAAGDTASLGLPPADRGEARFAAGLDPHQCHSQLPFCPLCLPPCLGW, translated from the exons ATGGCAGCCAAGGCGGCTGGTGGGGGGCGCTGGGAGGTGGTGAGGAAAGGGCGGCGGCCCGGGGCCGGCGGCAGTGGTAGAAGCGGCGGAGGGGACCGCCGGGCTCTCGGGGAGGCGAACGGTGTGTGGAAATACGACCTGACCC CTCCAATTCAGACGACAAGCACCCTTTATGAGCGGGGCTTTGAGAGAATCCTGAAGCGGCAGAATAAGGAGCAAGTTCCACCCCCTGCTGTGGAGCCCAAGAAACCCGGGAACAAGAAGCAGACTAAGAAGGCGGCAACCCTCGCCAACCAAAACCAGAAGCAGGGTCGCTTCCGCAGCCTGGAGGAGGCACTGAAAGCT CTGGACGTGGCAGCTCTGCAGAAAGAGCTAGACAAGAGCCAGAGCGTGTTCTCTGGAAACCCATCCGTGTGGTTGAAGGACCTGGCCAGCTATCTCAACTACAAGCTCCAAGCGCCTCTAAGTGAACCCACTCTAAGCCAGCACACTCACG ATTATCCCTACAGCCTGGTAAACCGGGAGCTGCGTGGGATCATCCGAGGGCTACTGGCCAAGGCTGCAGGGTCTCTGGAGCTCTTTTTTGACCACTGTCTGTTCACTATGCTGCAAGAACTGGATAAGACGCCAG GGGAGTCACTGCATGGTTACCGCATCTGTATCCAGGCCATTCTGCAGGACAAGCCCAGGATTGCCACCACGAACCTGGGCAAG TTCCTGGAACTGCTAAGGTCTCACCAGAGCCGTCCAGCGAAGTGTCTGACCATCATGTGGGCCCTGGGTCAAGCAGGTTTTACCAACCTCACTGAAGGACTGAAAG TGTGGCTAGGGATCATGCTGCCTGTGCTGGGCATcaagtctctgtctcccttcgCCATTGCATACCTGGATCGGCTGCTCCT GATGCACCCCAACCTCACCAAGGGCTTTGGCATGATTGGCCCCAAGGACTTCTTCCCACTTCTGGACTTTGCCTACATGCCCAACAACTCCCTGACACCCAG cctgcagGAGCAGCTGTGTCAGCTCTACCCCCGACTGAAGGTGCTGGCGTTTGGGGCGAGGCCGGAATCCATCCTGCATACGTacttcccctccttcctgtccAGAGCCACCCCTAGCTGCCCTCCTGAGATGAAGAAAGAG CTCCTGAGCAGCCTGACCGAGTGCCTGACGGTGGACCCCCTCAGCGCCAGTGTCTGGAGGCAGCTGTACCCCAAGCACTTGTCACAGTccag CCTGCTGCTGGAACACCTGCTCAGGTCCTGGGAGCAGATTCCCAAGAAG ACACAGAAGTCTTTGCAAGAAACCATTCAGTCCTTCAAGCTTACCAACCAGGAGCTGCTAAGAAAGGGCAGCTGCAACAACCAGGATGCCGTCACCTGTGACACAGCCTGCAAG GGCCTGTTGCAGCAGGCACGGGGCTACCGGCTGCCCTGGACACGGCTGCTCCTACTGGTGCTGATCTTTGCCGTAGGTTTCCTGTGCCATGACTTCCGGTCACATAGCTCTTTCCAGG CTCACCACGGGCCCCCTTTACTCAGCCTCCCTCTCTGGCCGGTTGCTTCAATCATCTGGGTTCTTGCCTGCTGGCCAGCACGTATGTGCCAAGGTCTACTCCTACAGCCTGCAAGGCTACAG CTGGCTGCAGGAGACA